The Montipora capricornis isolate CH-2021 chromosome 3, ASM3666992v2, whole genome shotgun sequence genome window below encodes:
- the LOC138041120 gene encoding uncharacterized protein, which produces MKPACGVKTIKGVIAMTSLIATCVFCVRLWELLAKIDFRCNSSDPECKRKVQGLIAGATIGGFLFLCIAYAVIRQALIACFPVACGHRKCCFTGRSSKPHREILLSVDSKIPTEEQFQAFKEKALLYLNDIKTPLEEIVATTTFQFIFSGSAVERFGIPVMMSNKKTKFNLGALYTDLDVMFCSMADQASCSGLGNILIEPLFTESAEFTGYANLKSITPGHQGMCVSSKVIREQVKEAIKGTSVANLPGYPCCCGKIEMTQSIKIFSKGPAMKLQIGSHFEADITLCIQCPEWPTMSDWSSRPRYWPSVVEAQRIMSFGCHLVAKPAPTDEDQTSWRFSFSLAEVELSKLVPDTARKCFLALKIILKDHLQPVVSGITSYHMKTIFFNTLEKVPVGFWVENNMEECFLTLLAEVRDALMSMNCPHHWFSFINLFDIQANELQSLAKKVQRIMQDPAPFILDDGCCCLSPCCARVPHYNFNRRSSEEFRAEYDQVILSAEGHLIADPGNHSHQLPVSQSPSSEGLLDSRSYSSRILSQEATLAPEQLVVSLPPIQNVSQEPIFSADEVEVGSLGDAPPLVVILPPVQDA; this is translated from the coding sequence ATGAAGCCAGCTTGTGGTGTCAAGACCATAAAAGGAGTCATTGCGATGACCTCCCTTATCGCGACATGTGTCTTTTGCGTTCGACTGTGGGAACTTTTGGCTAAAATTGATTTCCGCTGCAACTCGTCTGACCccgaatgcaaaagaaaagtaCAAGGGTTAATAGCTGGAGCAACCATTGGTGGTTTCCTGTTTCTGTGTATTGCTTACGCAGTAATACGACAGGCATTGATTGCCTGTTTTCCTGTTGCGTGTGGCCACAGAAAGTGTTGTTTTACTGGCAGAAGCTCCAAACCCCACCGAGAAATTCTCTTGTCAGTCGACAGCAAAATTCCAACGGAAGAACAATTTCAGGCATTCAAAGAGAAAGCTCTTCTCTACTTAAACGACATCAAAACTCCACTTGAAGAGATCGTGGCAACGACAACATTTCAGTTCATATTCTCAGGAAGCGCAGTCGAGAGATTTGGGATCCCGGTCATGATGTCcaataaaaaaacaaagttcAACTTGGGTGCCTTATATACCGACCTAGACGTTATGTTTTGCTCTATGGCAGATCAAGCTTCCTGCTCTGGTTTAGGGAACATTCTCATTGAGCCTCTTTTTACTGAGAGTGCAGAATTTACTGGATATGCAAATCTGAAGTCAATTACACCAGGCCACCAAGGAATGTGTGTTAGTTCAAAAGTAATCCGAGAACAAGTTAAAGAGGCCATTAAAGGCACGTCTGTAGCCAATCTTCCCGGTTACCCTTGCTGCTGTGGAAAAATTGAGATGACTCAAAGTATTAAAATCTTCTCCAAAGGCCCAGCGATGAAGCTCCAAATTGGGTCTCACTTCGAGGCGGACATCACGCTTTGTATCCAGTGTCCTGAGTGGCCAACCATGAGTGACTGGTCTTCGCGACCGAGATACTGGCCCAGTGTAGTTGAAGCACAGAGGATAATGTCATTTGGATGTCACCTGGTTGCCAAGCCGGCACCAACAGACGAGGATCAAACAAGCTGGAGATTTTCCTTCTCCTTGGCAGAAGTTGAGCTGTCTAAACTCGTTCCAGACACTGCGAGAAAATGTTTCTTGGCtttgaaaatcattttaaaagacCACCTTCAGCCTGTGGTGTCTGGAATAACTTCCTACCATATGAAAACTATATTCTTTAATACTCTAGAGAAAGTGCCAGTGGGATTCTGGGTTGAGAACAACATGGAAGAATGCTTCCTGACTTTGCTAGCTGAAGTTCGAGATGCTCTGATGTCCATGAATTGTCCCCATCACTGGTTCAGCTTCATCAACTTGTTTGATATCCAGGCCAACGAGTTACAGAGTCTGGCCAAGAAAGTACAAAGAATTATGCAGGATCCGGCTCCATTCATTTTAGACGACGGCTGTTGTTGCCTCTCACCATGCTGCGCACGCGTGCCACACTACAACTTCAATCGCCGAAGCAGCGAGGAATTTCGTGCCGAGTATGACCAGGTCATTTTATCCGCCGAAGGACACTTGATCGCTGATCCCGGTAATCACAGCCATCAGTTACCTGTGTCCCAGTCTCCAAGTTCCGAGGGTCTGCTTGACTCCCGCTCATACTCAAGTAGAATTCTGAGCCAAGAAGCTACTTTAGCCCCTGAACAACTGGTGGTATCCCTACCTCCAATTCAAAATGTTTCGCAAGAACCCATATTCTCTGCAGATGAAGTTGAGGTCGGTTCGTTGGGAGATGCTCCGCCATTGGTAGTTATTCTTCCTCCCGTGCAGGATGCTTAA
- the LOC138041122 gene encoding adenosine receptor A3-like translates to MWYWILAWLLTVLTVIGNGLVICLIISNRSLHTTPNWSVLSLALADLGVGLTYFPLLFALNVNNLDGPPATNKTFFLVSRTFLYLSATNLFVMILDRYVAIVHPLKYLNVVRTRIIVMSLALAWFAPILIFSLPYALNFKDNRQFLLVFRVILFQLLPIVIFVHVTYRIFLIMRRISKRTSRIFAQLAFNHAPKSSTGEIYSGIESKAASKMTVAIIFFFVICYVIENYKCFCLVFEMCLVSPTLGQVIDMLFVINSAANPIAYAFLKRDIKTTFLRPFARQKRQISSAKGTDASSSEHRKELSLSVL, encoded by the coding sequence ATGTGGTACTGGATTTTGGCGTGGCTGCTGACCGTTTTGACCGTTATTGGAAATGGACTGGTTATTTGTCTGATAATAAGCAATCGAAGTCTTCACACGACACCAAATTGGTCGGTGCTCTCACTGGCGCTTGCAGATCTCGGTGTTGGACTTACATATTTCCCTCTTCTCTTCGCTTTGAACGTAAACAATTTAGATGGACCGCCGGcaacaaacaaaacattttttttagtttcgcGTACCTTTCTCTACTTGTCAGCCACAAATCTCTTTGTAATGATCCTTGATCGTTATGTGGCTATAGTACATCCACTGAAGTATCTTAATGTCGTGAGAACGAGGATCATAGTCATGTCTCTTGCTCTGGCCTGGTTTGCTCCAATATTAATCTTCAGCTTGCCCTACGCTCTTAATTTTAAAGATAACAGACAATTCCTCTTGGTCTTTCGAGTAATTTTGTTCCAGCTTCTACCAATTGTAATATTTGTCCACGTAACTTACCGGATATTCCTTATTATGCGAAGGATTTCAAAGAGGACTTCAAGGATTTTTGCCCAACTTGCCTTTAACCATGCTCCGAAATCTTCGACGGGCGAAATCTACTCTGGGATCGAAAGTAAGGCTGCTTCAAAAATGACAGTggctattatttttttcttcgttaTATGCTACGTGATAGAGAATTACAAATGCTTttgcttagtgtttgaaatgtgCTTGGTAAGTCCCACTCTAGGGCAAGTAATTGATATGCTCTTTGTAATTAATTCAGCCGCGAATCCCATCGCCTATGCTTTCCTTAAAAGAGACATCAAGACCACCTTCCTTCGTCCATTTGCTCgacaaaaaaggcaaatttcaaGTGCAAAAGGGACGGACGCGTCGAGTTCAGAACACAGAAAAGAACTATCGTTGTCCGTCTTGTGA